One region of Camelina sativa cultivar DH55 chromosome 6, Cs, whole genome shotgun sequence genomic DNA includes:
- the LOC104791273 gene encoding RPW8-like protein 3, whose protein sequence is MSVVEIVAGPALGYALQALHYAIKRAIDRSLTSAYIFDRLDATIFKITTLVAQVDKLSEEVEDPQRKVIEDLKHLLEKAVSLVEAYAELRRRNLLKKFRYKRRIKELEASLRWMVNVDVQVNQWVDIKELMAKMSEMNTKFEENTRQPTNFMCFKSSHSISQQSSNEDIVEETDQSSEETAECSSDGSKPKIDIQIRWSSRKQNKDHEIRFVMK, encoded by the exons ATGTCAGTTGTTGAGATTGTGGCAGGGCCTGCTCTTGGATATGCTCTCCAAGCCCTTCATTATGCCATCAAAAGAGCTATAGATAGATCTTTAACCTCAGCATACATCTTTGACCGTCTCGATGCAACAATCTTTAAGATCACAACGTTGGTGGCTCAAGTTGATAAGCTTAGCGAAGAAGTGGAAGATCCACAGAGGAAAGTTATTGAAGATCTTAAGCATCTCCTTGAAAAGGCTGTTTCTCTTGTCGAGGCTTATGCGGAACTCAGACGCAGAAACTTACTTAAGAAGTTCAG GTATAAGAGAAGAATCAAAGAGTTAGAAGCTTCATTAAGATGGATGGTAAATGTGGATGTTCAAGTCAATCAATGGGTAGATATCAAAGAACTCATGGCCAAAATGTCTGAAATGAACACTAAATTTGAGGAAAACACGCGTCAACCAACAAACTTTATGTGTTTCAAGAGCAGTCATAGCATATCACAACAAAGTAGTAATGAAGATATTGTAGAAGAAACAGACCAATCTTCAGAAGAAACCGCTGAATGCTCGAGTGATGGATCTAAACCGAAGATTGATATCCAAATTCGCTGGAGctcaagaaaacagaacaaagaccACGAAATCCGATTCGTTATGAAGTGA
- the LOC104791269 gene encoding methylesterase 10 produces MQTQHMQQQQLHHFVFVHGSCHGAWCWFKLAAKLKGDGQRVTAIELGGSGIDTRRLDEVRLVSEHLEPLMSFMESLPENEKVVLVGHSYGGIGTSLAMERFPTKVSVGVFLSAYMPHHDSPPAVLIQEYFKRLPDGFAMDSEFTFEEGPEHPPSSVLFGTSFMKEKAYSNCQLEDLELAMALVKPSWLYAKEMGGEDLISKERYGSGKRVFIVCEGDNVLPEEIQKWMISNYEPNEVKRIEEAGHMAMLTKPQQLSQLLQEIAAKYN; encoded by the exons ATGCAAACACAACACATGCAGCAACAACAACTCCATCACTTCGTCTTTGTCCACGGCTCATGTCATGGAGCATGGTGCTGGTTCAAACTAGCTGCAAAGCTCAAGGGTGATGGTCAACGTGTGACAGCTATCGAGCTTGGTGGATCCGGGATCGACACGAGGCGGCTCGATGAGGTTCGTTTGGTGTCCGAGCATCTAGAGCCTTTGATGAGTTTCATGGAGTCTCTTCCTGAGAATGAGAAGGTGGTTCTCGTTGGTCATAGCTATGGTGGCATTGGAACTTCTCTCGCTATGGAAAGATTTCCGACCAAAGTCTCTGTTGGAGTCTTCCTCTCTGCTTATATGCCGCACCATGATTCTCCTCCAGCGGTTTTGATTCAAGAG TATTTTAAGAGACTACCAGATGGTTTCGCCATGGATAGTGAGTTTACATTCGAGGAAGGACCAGAACACCCTCCGAGTTCAGTTTTGTTCGGTACTAGTTTCATGAAGGAGAAGGCATATAGTAATTGCCAATTAGAG GATCTAGAATTAGCCATGGCGTTGGTGAAACCGAGCTGGTTATACGCTAAGGAAATGGGAGGTGAAGATTTGATATCCAAGGAGAGGTATGGATCTGGAAAGAGAGTTTTTATTGTCTGTGAAGGCGACAATGTGCTTCCAGAGGAGATTCAGAAGTGGATGATTAGTAACTACGAGCCTAACGAAGTGAAGAGGATTGAAGAAGCTGGTCACATGGCTATGCTCACTAAGCCTCAACAGCTTTCTCAACTGCTACAGGAAATAGCAGCGAAGTATAACTAA
- the LOC104791272 gene encoding serine/threonine-protein kinase SRK2D, with the protein MDPGSNTPIMPIDLPIMHDSDRYDFVKDIGSGNFGVARLMTDRVTKELVAVKYIERGEKIDENVQREIINHRSLRHPNIVRFKEVILTPTHLAIVMEYAAGGELYERICNAGRFSEDEARFFFQQLISGVSYCHAMQICHRDLKLENTLLDGSPAPRLKICDFGYSKSSVLHSQPKSTVGTPAYIAPEILLRQEYDGKLADVWSCGVTLYVMLVGAYPFEDPQEPRDYRKTIQRILSVTYSIPEDLHLSPECRHLISRIFVADPATRITIPEIKSDKWFLKNLPGDLMDENRMGSQFQEPEQPMQSLDTIMQIISEATIPTVRNRCLDDFMADNLDLDDDMDDFDSESEIDVDSSGEIVYAL; encoded by the exons atggatccgGGGAGTAATACACCGATCATGCCGATTGATTTACCGATTATGCACGACAGTGATCGTTACGACTTCGTCAAAGACATCGGGTCTGGTAATTTCGGCGTAGCTCGTCTCATGACCGATAGGGTTACCAAGGAGCTTGTTGCTGTTAAGTACATCGAGAGAGGTGAAAAG ATAGATGAGAATGTTCAGAGGGAGATTATCAATCATAGATCACTGAGGCATCCTAATATTGTCAGGTTTAAAGAG GTGATTTTGACGCCTACCCATTTGGCTATTGTTATGGAGTATGCTGCTGGTGGAGAACTTTATGAGCGGATTTGTAATGCTGGGAGGTTTAGTGAAGATGAG GCTCGGTTCTTCTTTCAGCAGCTTATATCTGGAGTTAGCTATTGTCATGCAATG CAAATATGCCATCGGGATCTGAAACTGGAAAATACATTGTTGGATGGAAGTCCTGCCCCTCGTTTgaaaatatgtgattttggttATTCCAAG TCTTCTGTTCTTCATTCCCAGCCAAAGTCAACTGTTGGTACACCTGCATACATTGCACCAGAGATTCTTCTTCGACAGGAATATGATGGCAAG CTTGCAGATGTATGGTCCTGTGGCGTAACCTTATATGTAATGTTGGTTGGAGCTTATCCATTTGAGGATCCACAAGAGCCAAGAGATTATCGAAAGACAATACAG AGAATCCTTAGTGTCACATACTCAATCCCAGAGGACTTACACCTTTCACCTGAATGTCGACATCTAATATCAAGGATTTTCGTGGCTGATCCTGCAACA AGAATCACAATTCCAGAGATCAAATCCGATAAATGGTTCTTGAAGAATCTTCCAGGTGACTTGATGGATGAGAACAGAATGGGTAGTCAGTTTCAAGAACCAGAGCAGCCAATGCAGAGCCTTGACACAATCATGCAGATAATATCAGAGGCTACGATTCCAACTGTTCGTAACCGTTGCCTTGATGATTTCATGGCTGATAATCTTGATCTAGACGATGACATGGATGACTTTGATTCTGAATCTGAGATTGATGTTGACAGTAGTGGAGAGATAGTTTATGCTCTCTGA